The genomic DNA GCGGGTGTCGAACTCGGCGGCCTCGCCCGGTCCCATGATCAGGTCGTGGTCGGCCACGATGAGTCGCACGCGTCCGGACAGGACGTACATCCACTCGTAGCCTTCGTGCGTGATCGGCTGCGGCCGGTTCTGCTCGGCAGGGATGATCGACTTCCACGCCTGCAGGGGGCCCGGCTGGGTGGTCAGGGGGAGTACGGTCCGCCCGTTGCGGACGAGGGGCTTGCAACGGATGCGCGGGTCGCCGACCTCCGGCGCGCCGACCAGCTCGTCCAGCGGCACCTGGTGCGCCTGCGCGATCGGCAACAGGAGTTCCAGGCTGGGGCGGCGCTGGCCTGACTCCAGCCGCGAGAGCGTGCTCTTGGAAATGCCGGTGGCCTCGGCCAGGGCCGCCAGGGTCACGCCGCGCTGGGTGCGTACGCGCCGCAGGCGGGCGCCGACCTGAGCCAGCGTGGCGCTTATCGAGGATCGCTGTTCCATGGGTCCCATTCCACCTCCGCTGTTCCAGAAATGGCAACATAAGTTGTCACCGGCTCCCGGCAGGACGCACCATCGGGGCCGGAGGTGATCGTCATGATCAAGGCGATGAACAGCCATGACGCCGACGCGCGGCCCGCGGTCGACGGGAGATACGACGTGGTGGTGGTCGGCGCCGGAGCGGCCGGACTGAACGCCGCCCTGCTCCTGGGGCGCGCGCGGCGCGAGGTGGCCGTGATCGACGCGGGGGAGCCGCGCAACGCCCCGGCCGCGCACATGCACGGATTCCTGTCCCGCGACGGCCTGCCACCGGCCACCCTGCTGGAGCTCGGCCGGGCCGAGATCGCCCGGTACGGCGTGCGCCTCGTCCGGGGCCGCGTGGAGGAGATCGAGCACGGCTTCTCCGTCCGGCTGGAGGGCGGCCCGGTGCTCGCCGCCCGCCGTGTCCTGGTCGCCACCGGCCTGCGCGACGAGCTGCCCGACATCCCCGGGGTGCGCGAGCGGTGGGGCAGGGACGTGCTGCACTGCCCCTACTGCCACGGCTACGAGGTCGGCGACCAGCCGCTCGCCGTGCTCGGCACGCATACAGGGGCGGTGCACCAGGCCCTGCTCCTGCGC from Nonomuraea muscovyensis includes the following:
- a CDS encoding NAD(P)/FAD-dependent oxidoreductase, giving the protein MIKAMNSHDADARPAVDGRYDVVVVGAGAAGLNAALLLGRARREVAVIDAGEPRNAPAAHMHGFLSRDGLPPATLLELGRAEIARYGVRLVRGRVEEIEHGFSVRLEGGPVLAARRVLVATGLRDELPDIPGVRERWGRDVLHCPYCHGYEVGDQPLAVLGTHTGAVHQALLLRQWSDDVVFLTHTLDLSAHDCERLEARGLRIVEGEIDHLVVESGRLRGIELVDGRVLPRAAAFLFPRMVPHDELLTRLGCARDDTGWIATDRTGRTGVSGVWAAGNVIDPRAQVVTAAGMGAAAAFAINADLVDEDVRHAVEQHRAPAAASG
- a CDS encoding helix-turn-helix domain-containing protein, with product MEQRSSISATLAQVGARLRRVRTQRGVTLAALAEATGISKSTLSRLESGQRRPSLELLLPIAQAHQVPLDELVGAPEVGDPRIRCKPLVRNGRTVLPLTTQPGPLQAWKSIIPAEQNRPQPITHEGYEWMYVLSGRVRLIVADHDLIMGPGEAAEFDTRLPHWFGPAGDTPVEVLNLFGRQGERMHVRTKPRARQEPASSTTTATGRQE